The Micromonospora sp. NBC_00421 genome contains a region encoding:
- a CDS encoding ABC transporter ATP-binding protein translates to MATSTAGTGQLREAALARLRIARLFPAAGPGWSAVALALSVARGVLPVGFALAVSTTVGRIGPVLHGTAGQGEVWWPLAVAGAALIALQLAEAAQKAVAEQLARRVDGHMYRRLIAASLSTREITPLEDPAVLDELGEAGHELRFAFRTPGAAYAGLIALVGPYTQVVGFTVVVAAVLGPWAALAMLVVVLLFRHGQRGGLRRYARVIRDVADLRRESRYLRGLAMGPAAAKELRVFGLTGWLTERYRQVYRRALAPVWAERRRIYLRPYLGYTAVGLVGVAAVLALAGARAADGVIGLAGLALVLQAVMALIRLGEFYPDSDTQTQYGMNAETAVTAFERAMDRYAEPADTGRAAGPSATVAPAIDFTGVRFGYPGAARPVLDGLDLHIPAGRCTALVGVNGAGKTTLVKLLARLYSPGAGTVRADGVDLADLPARDWQRRIAVVFQDFVRYELSAAANIGFGAVEHLDDRAGILRAAEAAGLLDTLDALPDGLDTVLSRAYEGGLDLSGGQWQRIAIARALFALYHGSTVLVLDEPTAALDVRAEAEFFGRFAELTRGRTTILISHRLSSVRLADRIVLLDQGQVVEQGSHDELVAAGGRYAAMFALQAERFADDSPLTQVPG, encoded by the coding sequence ATGGCCACCTCCACCGCCGGTACCGGGCAGCTGCGCGAGGCCGCACTCGCCCGACTGCGCATCGCCCGGCTGTTCCCCGCCGCCGGGCCGGGCTGGAGTGCCGTCGCGCTCGCGCTCAGCGTGGCCCGGGGGGTGCTGCCTGTCGGGTTCGCGCTCGCCGTCAGCACCACCGTCGGCCGGATCGGGCCGGTGCTGCACGGCACCGCCGGGCAGGGCGAGGTGTGGTGGCCGCTGGCCGTCGCCGGTGCGGCGCTGATCGCGCTGCAACTGGCCGAGGCGGCGCAGAAGGCCGTCGCCGAGCAGCTCGCCCGACGGGTCGACGGGCACATGTACCGGCGGCTGATCGCCGCGTCACTGTCGACGCGGGAGATCACCCCGCTGGAGGACCCGGCGGTCCTGGACGAGCTGGGCGAGGCCGGGCACGAGCTGCGGTTCGCGTTCCGCACCCCCGGGGCGGCGTACGCCGGGCTGATCGCGCTGGTCGGGCCGTACACCCAGGTCGTCGGGTTCACGGTGGTGGTCGCGGCGGTGCTCGGGCCGTGGGCGGCGCTGGCGATGCTGGTGGTGGTGCTGCTGTTCCGTCACGGCCAGCGCGGTGGGCTACGCCGCTACGCCCGGGTGATCCGGGACGTCGCGGACCTGCGCCGGGAGAGCCGTTACCTGCGCGGGCTGGCGATGGGCCCGGCTGCCGCCAAGGAGCTGCGCGTCTTCGGCCTGACCGGCTGGTTGACCGAGCGCTACCGGCAGGTCTACCGCCGCGCGCTGGCCCCGGTGTGGGCCGAGCGCCGGCGCATCTACCTGCGGCCCTACCTGGGGTACACGGCCGTCGGGCTGGTCGGGGTGGCTGCCGTGCTGGCGCTGGCCGGGGCCCGCGCCGCCGACGGGGTGATCGGCCTGGCCGGGCTGGCGCTGGTGCTCCAGGCGGTGATGGCGCTGATCCGGCTTGGCGAGTTCTATCCGGACTCCGACACCCAGACCCAGTACGGCATGAACGCCGAGACGGCCGTGACGGCGTTCGAACGGGCCATGGACCGCTACGCCGAACCGGCCGACACCGGCCGGGCGGCCGGACCGTCCGCCACCGTCGCCCCGGCGATCGACTTCACAGGCGTACGGTTCGGCTACCCCGGGGCGGCCCGGCCGGTGCTCGACGGCCTGGACCTGCACATCCCCGCCGGCCGGTGCACCGCCCTGGTCGGCGTGAACGGCGCCGGCAAGACCACCCTGGTCAAGCTGCTGGCCCGGCTCTACTCGCCAGGCGCCGGCACGGTACGCGCCGACGGTGTCGACCTCGCCGACCTGCCCGCCCGGGACTGGCAACGCCGGATCGCCGTGGTGTTCCAGGACTTCGTCCGCTACGAACTCTCGGCCGCCGCCAACATCGGCTTCGGCGCGGTCGAACACCTCGACGACCGGGCCGGGATCCTGCGCGCGGCGGAGGCGGCGGGGCTGCTCGACACCCTCGACGCCCTGCCGGACGGCCTGGACACGGTGCTGTCCCGGGCCTACGAGGGTGGCCTGGACCTGTCCGGCGGGCAGTGGCAGCGGATCGCCATCGCGCGTGCCCTGTTCGCGCTCTACCACGGCAGCACCGTGCTCGTGCTCGACGAGCCCACCGCCGCGCTGGACGTACGCGCCGAAGCCGAGTTCTTCGGCCGGTTCGCCGAGCTGACCCGGGGCCGGACGACGATCCTCATCTCGCACCGGCTGTCCAGCGTCCGGCTGGCCGACCGGATCGTCCTGCTCGACCAGGGGCAGGTGGTCGAGCAGGGCAGCCACGACGAGCTGGTTGCCGCGGGCGGCCGGTACGCCGCCATGTTCGCCCTCCAGGCGGAGCGCTTCGCCGACGACAGCCCGCTGACACAGGTACCGGGGTGA